A genomic stretch from Antarcticibacterium flavum includes:
- a CDS encoding SET domain-containing protein, with amino-acid sequence MMHPDTEVQFISEEIGYGVVAKKFIPRGTITWVQDELDQIYTPQQVEKMKDFSKQMIDKYTFRNNQGNFVLCWDISKYVNHSFKSNCFSTAYDFEIAVRDIQPGEELTDDYGYLNVTDAFKAKDEGTSRTTVYPDDLLNYHEEWDRILQETIAFLPQVDQPLMSLVSNKIQQEIKMVLNGEKQMESILSVYYQEETKIQQSN; translated from the coding sequence ATGATGCATCCCGATACTGAAGTACAATTCATTAGCGAAGAAATTGGATATGGCGTGGTAGCCAAAAAGTTTATCCCACGGGGCACCATTACCTGGGTTCAGGATGAGCTGGATCAAATCTATACGCCACAGCAGGTGGAGAAAATGAAGGATTTTTCCAAACAAATGATAGATAAATATACCTTCAGGAATAATCAGGGAAATTTCGTTCTCTGCTGGGATATCTCAAAATATGTGAACCACAGCTTTAAATCGAACTGTTTTTCTACGGCCTATGATTTTGAAATAGCGGTAAGAGATATACAACCGGGAGAAGAACTTACAGATGATTATGGATATCTTAACGTTACAGATGCTTTTAAAGCCAAAGATGAGGGAACATCAAGAACTACTGTGTACCCAGATGACCTTTTAAATTACCATGAGGAGTGGGACAGGATCCTGCAGGAAACGATCGCCTTTCTTCCGCAGGTGGATCAGCCATTAATGTCGCTGGTGAGCAACAAAATTCAGCAGGAGATAAAAATGGTGCTTAACGGGGAAAAACAAATGGAATCTATTTTAAGTGTATACTATCAGGAGGAAACAAAGATTCAGCAATCAAACTAG
- a CDS encoding regulatory protein RecX, translated as MKSNQDQKSYTVKEATIKLMQYCAYRDRSHKEVEEKLREMRMIPAAQEQIIIQLMQEDFLNEERFARNFVRGKFRIKKWGRIKIKQELKAREISAPIIKLAFSEIEEKDYQKTLYEVAEKKLRLIKESDPFKKRKKLADFLLRKGYESNFVYEAVSSLIP; from the coding sequence ATGAAATCAAACCAGGACCAAAAATCCTACACCGTAAAAGAGGCTACCATCAAACTTATGCAATACTGTGCATACAGAGACAGGTCGCATAAGGAGGTGGAAGAAAAATTACGCGAAATGCGAATGATCCCGGCTGCACAGGAACAGATCATCATACAGCTTATGCAGGAAGATTTTCTAAACGAGGAACGCTTTGCCAGGAATTTCGTGCGGGGAAAATTCCGGATAAAAAAATGGGGAAGGATCAAAATAAAGCAGGAGCTAAAGGCAAGGGAGATATCCGCCCCCATTATAAAATTAGCTTTTAGTGAAATCGAAGAAAAGGATTATCAAAAGACCTTATACGAAGTCGCAGAGAAAAAACTCCGACTCATAAAAGAAAGTGATCCATTTAAGAAGAGAAAAAAACTAGCCGATTTTTTGCTTCGGAAGGGTTACGAATCAAATTTCGTTTATGAAGCGGTGAGCAGTCTTATACCTTAA
- a CDS encoding cupin-like domain-containing protein translates to MKLNLASIPRVKGISGAQFREEYLKPGKPVVFEDLSAGWPATEKWNFDYFREKAGEIVVPLYDGKPAKGRQNSHGPAMKVKMKEYIDILQAGPTDLRMFFFNLLQNCPELVEDFHYPDLGVKFFKKLPVLFVGGEGAKVVMHYDMDLANNFHFNFAGRKKVILYPPDQTKYLYKVPYSIVSMEIIDMDNPDLEKYPALALAKGYEVILEHGDALYIPSKWWHFIKYETPCLSLTLRSLPTTPGKILEVLNNLIVTRNYDNLMRKIKGQAWIDYKNKRAIQSTHKFAGIDK, encoded by the coding sequence GTGAAACTGAATTTAGCATCTATCCCACGGGTAAAAGGTATAAGCGGGGCACAATTCCGGGAGGAATATCTTAAACCCGGGAAACCTGTGGTATTTGAAGATCTAAGTGCAGGCTGGCCTGCAACGGAAAAGTGGAATTTTGACTATTTTCGGGAAAAAGCCGGTGAGATTGTAGTACCTCTCTATGACGGAAAGCCAGCCAAAGGCAGACAGAATTCTCACGGCCCTGCAATGAAGGTGAAGATGAAGGAATATATAGACATCCTTCAGGCAGGTCCTACAGATCTTAGAATGTTCTTTTTTAATCTACTGCAGAATTGTCCTGAACTTGTTGAAGATTTCCATTATCCGGACCTGGGAGTGAAATTCTTTAAAAAACTTCCGGTGCTATTTGTGGGTGGAGAAGGCGCTAAGGTTGTTATGCATTACGATATGGACCTGGCAAATAATTTTCATTTTAATTTTGCGGGGAGAAAGAAGGTGATCCTTTATCCGCCGGATCAGACAAAATATCTTTACAAGGTCCCGTACTCCATAGTAAGTATGGAGATCATAGATATGGATAACCCCGATCTAGAAAAATACCCTGCACTGGCATTGGCAAAAGGCTATGAAGTCATACTGGAGCATGGAGATGCCCTGTATATTCCCAGCAAATGGTGGCATTTTATTAAATACGAAACTCCCTGTTTATCCTTAACTTTGCGTTCGCTTCCCACCACCCCTGGAAAGATCCTGGAGGTACTTAATAACTTGATAGTTACCAGGAACTATGATAATTTAATGAGGAAGATCAAAGGGCAGGCGTGGATAGATTATAAGAATAAAAGGGCAATCCAAAGCACCCATAAATTTGCAGGAATTGACAAATAA
- a CDS encoding cupin-like domain-containing protein, with product MKLAEIPREKKISKADFIEKYYRPQKPVVIEELIEDWPAYKKWDLDYIKEIAGEKEVPLYDDRPISSKYKFNEPHLKMKMADYIDLLRSKPTKYRIFLYHLMKEVPALQKDFFYPKIGLNFIKQLPMLFFGGENSTVFMHYDIDFANIFHFHFHGKKECILFAPSQTRFLYKVPHALISRQDINFNSPDYNKFPALKMAEGYITELKHGEALYMPEGYWHQMTYLTPGFSMSLRAAPRTLTNLSKAVYNLAFMRYFDNYMRKLRGQKWIDYKNEQAIVKTHKKNKIKV from the coding sequence ATGAAATTAGCTGAAATTCCAAGGGAAAAGAAAATTTCAAAGGCCGACTTTATTGAGAAGTACTATAGGCCCCAAAAACCCGTGGTTATAGAGGAGCTTATCGAGGACTGGCCTGCTTATAAGAAGTGGGATCTGGATTATATCAAAGAGATCGCGGGAGAGAAGGAAGTGCCTTTGTACGATGACCGGCCAATAAGCTCTAAATATAAATTCAACGAGCCACATCTTAAAATGAAGATGGCAGATTATATTGATCTTTTAAGATCAAAGCCTACCAAGTACCGCATTTTCCTTTATCATCTAATGAAGGAGGTGCCGGCGCTTCAAAAGGATTTTTTCTATCCTAAGATTGGTCTCAACTTTATTAAACAACTGCCAATGTTGTTCTTTGGAGGGGAGAACTCTACCGTTTTTATGCATTACGACATAGATTTTGCCAATATTTTTCATTTTCATTTTCATGGCAAAAAGGAATGTATCCTCTTTGCACCTTCACAAACCAGGTTTCTCTATAAAGTTCCACATGCTTTGATCTCCCGCCAGGATATCAACTTTAACAGTCCCGACTACAACAAGTTCCCAGCCCTTAAGATGGCAGAGGGTTATATAACTGAATTAAAACACGGGGAAGCCCTTTATATGCCTGAAGGTTACTGGCACCAAATGACATATCTCACCCCGGGGTTTTCAATGAGCCTGCGTGCAGCACCACGAACCCTTACTAATTTATCCAAAGCGGTTTACAACCTTGCCTTTATGCGGTATTTTGATAATTATATGAGAAAGTTGAGGGGTCAAAAGTGGATAGATTACAAGAATGAGCAGGCAATTGTGAAAACCCACAAGAAGAATAAAATTAAGGTATAA
- a CDS encoding beta-ketoacyl synthase N-terminal-like domain-containing protein, producing the protein MNNPIYINSISTISPLGEERKGIWNNYKSSSHFITKANFNGAGEYAGFLPTWLKQKVISLRQEDELKNVDETVLFAVYASRKLAGENGWNKKENIGINIGSSRGATGLFEKYHRSFLESGKAEVLASPATTLGNISSWVAQDLQSSGPEISHSVTCSTGLHAILNAVAWLQAGMAEKFLVGGSEAALTPFTIAQMKAMKIYASQDADFPCRALDLEKTRNTMILGEAAGVLGLSKSPRTPLARIEGIGFATEKLKHAVSLSANADCLQKSMKMAVGNQQLSNVDAIVMHAPGTVKGDMAEFNAIRSLFGKQLPALTSNKWKIGHSFGASGILSLELALLMMEHQEFIGIPFVNDFNKPNKLEKILVNAVGFGGNAVSILLSREF; encoded by the coding sequence TTGAATAATCCCATTTATATAAATTCTATTTCCACCATTTCGCCCCTTGGTGAGGAGAGGAAAGGGATATGGAATAATTACAAGTCTTCCAGCCATTTTATTACAAAAGCCAATTTTAACGGCGCCGGGGAATATGCAGGTTTTCTTCCAACCTGGCTTAAGCAGAAGGTTATAAGTTTAAGACAGGAAGATGAGTTAAAGAACGTGGACGAGACCGTCCTTTTTGCCGTTTATGCCTCTCGAAAATTGGCCGGGGAAAATGGCTGGAATAAAAAGGAAAATATTGGGATTAACATTGGCAGTTCCAGGGGAGCAACTGGATTGTTTGAAAAATACCATCGCTCCTTTTTAGAAAGCGGGAAAGCTGAAGTCCTGGCATCTCCTGCTACAACCCTTGGAAATATATCTTCATGGGTGGCGCAGGACCTGCAATCCAGCGGGCCTGAAATTTCCCATAGTGTGACCTGCTCTACCGGTTTACACGCTATTTTAAATGCCGTAGCCTGGCTACAGGCAGGAATGGCAGAGAAATTTCTGGTGGGAGGGAGCGAGGCTGCACTTACCCCCTTTACTATTGCCCAGATGAAGGCAATGAAGATCTATGCCTCACAAGATGCCGATTTTCCCTGCAGGGCCCTGGACCTTGAAAAAACAAGGAACACTATGATCCTGGGAGAAGCAGCGGGCGTGCTTGGTTTATCGAAAAGCCCCCGAACACCACTGGCAAGAATTGAAGGGATAGGTTTCGCTACAGAAAAATTAAAACACGCAGTATCCCTTTCTGCCAATGCAGATTGTCTTCAGAAATCAATGAAAATGGCGGTGGGAAACCAGCAGCTTTCAAATGTTGATGCAATTGTAATGCACGCCCCGGGCACAGTGAAAGGGGATATGGCCGAATTCAATGCTATAAGGTCCCTCTTTGGAAAACAATTGCCGGCATTAACCAGCAATAAGTGGAAAATAGGCCATAGTTTTGGCGCCTCAGGGATACTGAGTTTAGAACTTGCGCTATTAATGATGGAGCATCAGGAATTCATCGGGATCCCTTTCGTAAATGACTTTAATAAACCAAATAAGCTGGAAAAGATCCTGGTAAATGCCGTTGGATTTGGAGGAAATGCAGTGAGCATTTTGCTGAGCAGGGAATTTTAA
- the bioB gene encoding biotin synthase BioB has product MTLRHNWTKEEILEIYNKPFMDLLYEAAKVHREHHDPNTVQVSTLLSIKTGGCPEDCGYCPQAARYHTNIEGNDLMSVNQVKAQALRAKASGSSRVCMGAAWRNVKDGEEFDSVLEMVRTINKLEMEVCCTLGMITENQAQRLAEAGLYAYNHNLDSSEEYYKEVISTRGYQDRLDTIGNVRKTNVTVCSGGIIGMGESIDDRAGMLVALATLNPQPESVPINALVPVEGTPMEEQQPVSIWEMVRMVATTRIVMPETQVRLSAGRAQMSREGQAMCFFAGANSIFAGDKLLTTPNPDVNEDMEMFKELGLNPQKPFVKKAQPESVAAKDSKFQNLGEKPRWSRPGHTIEKNLEAQKKAKAKL; this is encoded by the coding sequence ATGACTCTTAGACACAACTGGACAAAGGAAGAAATACTTGAGATCTATAATAAACCTTTTATGGACCTGCTTTATGAAGCAGCTAAGGTTCACAGGGAGCATCATGATCCAAACACGGTACAGGTTTCAACACTGCTTTCCATAAAAACAGGAGGATGTCCTGAGGATTGCGGGTATTGCCCACAGGCAGCAAGATATCATACCAATATTGAGGGAAATGATCTTATGAGTGTTAACCAGGTTAAAGCTCAGGCTTTACGTGCAAAGGCTTCCGGTAGTTCCAGGGTATGTATGGGAGCAGCCTGGAGAAACGTAAAGGATGGGGAGGAATTTGACTCTGTACTGGAAATGGTGCGTACTATCAATAAACTCGAAATGGAGGTTTGTTGTACCCTTGGGATGATCACAGAGAACCAGGCCCAGCGTTTGGCAGAGGCTGGATTGTACGCTTATAACCACAACCTTGACTCCAGTGAAGAGTATTATAAAGAGGTGATCTCAACCAGAGGTTACCAGGACAGGTTGGATACTATAGGGAATGTAAGGAAGACCAATGTGACCGTATGTAGCGGGGGTATTATAGGAATGGGTGAGAGCATTGATGACAGGGCAGGAATGCTGGTTGCTTTGGCTACTTTGAATCCGCAACCGGAGTCGGTACCTATCAATGCTTTGGTTCCTGTTGAGGGAACTCCAATGGAAGAACAACAACCGGTTTCTATTTGGGAGATGGTTCGTATGGTAGCGACCACCAGGATCGTAATGCCGGAGACCCAGGTAAGACTTTCTGCCGGGAGAGCGCAAATGAGCAGGGAAGGACAGGCAATGTGCTTCTTTGCCGGAGCAAATTCTATTTTTGCCGGGGATAAGCTCCTCACCACACCGAACCCTGATGTGAATGAGGATATGGAAATGTTCAAAGAACTGGGATTAAATCCGCAGAAACCATTTGTGAAGAAAGCACAGCCGGAATCTGTGGCAGCAAAGGATTCTAAATTTCAAAACCTCGGAGAAAAACCACGCTGGTCCCGTCCCGGCCATACAATTGAAAAGAACCTTGAAGCTCAAAAGAAAGCCAAGGCCAAGCTATAA